A DNA window from Desulfuromonas thiophila contains the following coding sequences:
- a CDS encoding TIR domain-containing protein, which produces MHQIKTEEGETINLYRNGTLQIQASPALKSKFEEDYNQYSGSTSPAPSPAGTSTGQPALESMVAPATSKQVFVVHGHDETAREQLELVLHKLGIDHFVLQNSGGGGLTIIESLEAKIGQNSTATSFGIVLMTPDDMGYAQSHGPDSIQPRARQNVVLEMGMLISSIGRRNMAILVKGHIEKPSDADGILYIPFNNHVKETVPRLANRLKESGFVLNPDKVAHASS; this is translated from the coding sequence ATGCATCAGATAAAGACAGAAGAAGGCGAGACAATAAATCTGTATCGAAATGGGACACTTCAAATTCAAGCAAGTCCTGCTTTAAAGTCAAAATTTGAGGAAGATTACAACCAATATTCTGGCTCAACTTCACCCGCACCAAGTCCAGCCGGTACATCTACAGGTCAACCTGCATTAGAAAGTATGGTGGCACCAGCTACTTCCAAGCAAGTATTTGTTGTACATGGGCATGATGAAACAGCTAGAGAACAATTAGAGCTAGTGCTTCATAAACTCGGAATAGATCACTTTGTTCTTCAAAATAGTGGCGGTGGTGGCTTAACAATAATCGAATCCTTAGAGGCAAAGATTGGTCAAAACTCAACTGCAACCTCTTTCGGTATAGTGCTAATGACGCCCGATGATATGGGTTACGCACAAAGTCATGGCCCTGATTCAATTCAGCCTAGAGCGCGGCAAAACGTAGTACTGGAAATGGGAATGTTAATTTCATCTATTGGCAGGAGGAATATGGCAATTCTAGTAAAAGGCCATATTGAAAAGCCGTCTGATGCTGATGGCATCCTATATATTCCTTTCAATAATCACGTTAAGGAAACGGTTCCTAGGCTGGCAAATAGATTAAAAGAGTCAGGCTTTGTGTTAAACCCAGATAAAGTTGCACACGCATCAAGTTGA